From the genome of Acyrthosiphon pisum isolate AL4f unplaced genomic scaffold, pea_aphid_22Mar2018_4r6ur Scaffold_20960;HRSCAF=22641, whole genome shotgun sequence, one region includes:
- the LOC103310104 gene encoding putative nuclease HARBI1: MSRAHKRAFALVLEEEYDDLDDIFVNRRPRFIKERTNDFENLDELDFVTRYRLSKKSVLHILERIEDQLEYNNNRNNGVSPINQLLCTLRFYATGCFQGTAGDLCGVSAATVNRIVHKVSRAIASLWRDYILFPETDEEIKRTQRMFYQKAKFPRVIGAIDCTHIKFWQSPGGEVPESYRNRKGYFSLNVQVICNSNLEITDIVARYPGCTHDARIWRQCQRRARFERGEYGDAVLVGDSGYGCRRYMMTPLDQCHTEAEHLYNESQIRTRNPVERTFGVWKRRFPALALGLRVKLKNILPIITATAVLHNIARRAGEDIPINSEVNLSSPWEEILVQDDIPVPLQRDLPHRRITQDNRERQTLVDLYFERMVRL; the protein is encoded by the exons atgTCGCGCGCTCATAAGCGTGCATTTGCACTTGTTCTCGAAGAAGAGTATGACGACTTAGATGATATTTTCGTGAATCGCCGTCCTAGGTTTATCAAGGAAAGGACGAACGATTTTGAAAACCTAGATGAACTAGATTTCGTGACACGATATCGGCTGTCAAAGAAGTCTGTTCTTCACATATTGGAACGAATAGAAGATCAGctcgaatacaataataacag AAATAACGGCGTGTCTCCAATCAACCAACTCCTATGTACCCTCAGGTTTTATGCAACTGGGTGCTTTCAAGGGACGGCAGGAGATCTATGTGGTGTCAGTGCTGCGACTGTAAATAGGATAGTGCATAAAGTCAGTCGGGCCATAGCTTCATTGTGGcgagattatattttattccctGAGACAGATGAAGAAATTAAAAGGACTCAAAGGATGTTCTATCAGAAAGCTAAATTTCCAAGAGTCATCGGTGCTATAGACTGCACCCACATTAAATTCTGGCAATCGCCAG GTGGTGAAGTACCAGAATCTTATAGAAACAGAAAAGGCTACTTTTCTCTCAATGTCCAAGTTATCTGCAATTCAAATTTAGAAATCACAGACATTGTAGCCAGATATCCTGGATGTACTCACGACGCCCGAATATGGAGGCAGTGCCAACGTAGGGCCAGGTTTGAGAGAGGAGAGTATGGGGATGCTGTGCTGGTAGGGGACAGTGGGTACGGTTGCCGAAGATACATGATGACCCCTCTTGATCAGTGTCATACTGAAGCTGAACATCTTTATAACGAGTCTCAAATCCGAACGAGAAACCCTGTAGAAAGAACGTTTGGGGTTTGGAAGCGACGTTTTCCTGCATTAGCCCTTGGACTACGAGTTAAGCTGAAAAACATATTGCCGATAATAACAGCAACTGCTGTCTTACATAACATAGCAAGAAGAGCTGGCGAAGATATTCCTATCAACTCTGAAGTTAATCTATCCTCTCCTTGGGAGGAGATCCTCGTTCAGGATGATATTCCTGTACCCCTCCAAAGAGACCTACCTCATCGAAGGATCACGCAAGACAACAGAGAACGTCAAACATTGgtggatttatattttgaaagaatGGTTAGGTTATAA
- the LOC103310103 gene encoding zinc finger MYM-type protein 1-like has product MHQKNQSSMKVLPDIQTIEAYPMTVAGKQNRSFSAKYLKEYSWLEYSLEKNAAFCFCCEILVAMGGANSNISKLKAHAATKEHMLNISRMSGYKNSVVAGCVSSQISIAHQQFVENNRNYLKKLINIALFLARQGIAFRVKTIWSTSKSFIDKYCIDSAQHF; this is encoded by the exons atgcaCCAAAAAAACCAATCATCAATGAAAGTCTTACCAGATATACAAACAATTGAG gcTTATCCTATGACAGTAGCTGGAAAACAAAACAGATCTTTTagtgcaaaatatttaaaagaatactCTTGGCTCGAGTACAGCTTAGAAAAAAATGCTGCATTTTGTTTTTGCTGCGAAATTTTGGTTGCG ATGGGAGGTGcaaattcaaacatttcaaaactaAAAGCACATGCTGCTACTAAAGAGCATATGCTAAATATTTCTAGAATGTCAGGTTACAAGAATAGTGTGGTTGCTGGATGTGTTAGTTCTCAAATATCAATTGCTCATCAacaatttgttgaaaataataggaattatttaaaaaaacttattaacaTTGCACTGTTTTTGGCTCGCCAAGGGATTGCGTTTCGCGTAAAAACAATTTGGTCAACTTCTAAAAGTTTCATCgacaaatattgtattgattccGCACAACACTTCTAG